The genomic stretch GCGACAAGAACGCCGACGACGACACCTTCCGGACAGGCGTGCTCGCCTGCCGGGAGGCCATCGAGTCCGCCGTGGCCATGGGTGCAGCTGGGGCGGAGTTGTTCGTCAATGACCGTCTGGGGATCGCGGTGGAGCTGGGAACGCACCTGCACATCGGGCAGTCCGACGGCGATCCCGCGGTGGTCCGCGAAGCTCTCGGGCCGGACCGGTTGCTGGGGGTATCTGTCAGTTCCCGGGGCGAGTTGGATGCCATCGCGGCAATCGGGTGTGCCGATGTGATCGGTCTGTCCCCGGTGTGGAGCACCAGCACCAAGACCGACACCGCCCCGGCGTTGGGCCTGGACGGGATCCGGGAATTGCTCGCCGCCCGGCCCGTGGGCCTGCCCGCAGTAGCCATCGGTGGGATCAACGCCACCAACGCCGCTGAGGTCATCGCAACCGGGGTGGACGGCATCTGCGTGGTGTCCGCGATCGCAGCGGCCACCCGCCCCCGCGAAGCCGCATCACACTTGAGAGAACTCTGGGAGACACCATGACACCAAGAACCGCACTTTCCAT from Arachnia propionica encodes the following:
- the thiE gene encoding thiamine phosphate synthase, whose product is MRIDWRLYYVTDPDLSGGRDHVAHTVEQAVLGGATVVQFRDKNADDDTFRTGVLACREAIESAVAMGAAGAELFVNDRLGIAVELGTHLHIGQSDGDPAVVREALGPDRLLGVSVSSRGELDAIAAIGCADVIGLSPVWSTSTKTDTAPALGLDGIRELLAARPVGLPAVAIGGINATNAAEVIATGVDGICVVSAIAAATRPREAASHLRELWETP